One Pelodiscus sinensis isolate JC-2024 chromosome 24, ASM4963464v1, whole genome shotgun sequence DNA segment encodes these proteins:
- the LOC112547471 gene encoding protein NKG7-like isoform X2, whose amino-acid sequence MLGAGWCRQWSPPDPGAAPLPRTLSLKLPLQVSCTCLALLSLLLLLLALGSEHWLEARRGDVFICSGLWKICVNSLCVMPSQMPDYIEATKLFLMLGLLAGLLSAFTLLVLFSGSSFDSVLPLMVSAMGSFSAGFCVLVGMAVFTSDLNSFIKFMWPHMSFGWSVGVGWVSVPVFLLTGGVTLLAQESN is encoded by the exons ATGCTGGGCGCTGGCTGGTGCCGCCAGTG gagccCCCCGGATCCCggtgcagcccccctccccagaactCTCTCCCTGAAGCTGCCCCTCCAGGTCTCCTgcacctgcctggccctgctcagcctcctgctgctgctgctggccctgggctccgaGCACTGGCTGGAGGCGAGACGAGGCGACGTCTTCATCTGCTCCGGGCTCTGGAAGATCTGCGTGAACTCCCTGTGCGTCATGCCCTCGCAAATGCCAG atTACATCGAGGCGACCAAGCTGTTCCTGATGCTGGGCCTGCTGGCGGGGCTGCTCTCTGCCTTCACCCTCCTCGTCCTGTTCAGCGGCTCCAGCTTCGACTCTGTGCTCCCCCTCATGGTCTCTGCCATGGGCAGCTTCAGCGCAG GTTTCTGTGTCCTGGTTGGGATGGCCGTGTTCACCAGCGACCTGAACAGCTTCATCAAGTTCATGTGGCCCCACATGTCCTTCGGCTGGTCTGTCGGCGTGGGCTGGGTCTCCGTCCCCGTCTTCCTGCTGACCG GAGGGGTGACGCTGCTGGCCCAGGAATCCAACTGA
- the LOC112547471 gene encoding protein NKG7-like isoform X1, with protein sequence MQPSPPTLLHPSIPTHPSPPGSCSGRAWGLPRSRTGSRVGGEGSMAVGNPERLMSGSPPDPGAAPLPRTLSLKLPLQVSCTCLALLSLLLLLLALGSEHWLEARRGDVFICSGLWKICVNSLCVMPSQMPDYIEATKLFLMLGLLAGLLSAFTLLVLFSGSSFDSVLPLMVSAMGSFSAGFCVLVGMAVFTSDLNSFIKFMWPHMSFGWSVGVGWVSVPVFLLTGGVTLLAQESN encoded by the exons atgcagccctccccccccacactcctccatccatccatccccacgcaccccagccctcctgggagcTGCTCCGGCAGGGCCTGGGGTCTCCCCAGATCCCGCACTGggtccagggtggggggggaaggttccatggcagttggTAATCCAGAGAGACTGATGTCTGG gagccCCCCGGATCCCggtgcagcccccctccccagaactCTCTCCCTGAAGCTGCCCCTCCAGGTCTCCTgcacctgcctggccctgctcagcctcctgctgctgctgctggccctgggctccgaGCACTGGCTGGAGGCGAGACGAGGCGACGTCTTCATCTGCTCCGGGCTCTGGAAGATCTGCGTGAACTCCCTGTGCGTCATGCCCTCGCAAATGCCAG atTACATCGAGGCGACCAAGCTGTTCCTGATGCTGGGCCTGCTGGCGGGGCTGCTCTCTGCCTTCACCCTCCTCGTCCTGTTCAGCGGCTCCAGCTTCGACTCTGTGCTCCCCCTCATGGTCTCTGCCATGGGCAGCTTCAGCGCAG GTTTCTGTGTCCTGGTTGGGATGGCCGTGTTCACCAGCGACCTGAACAGCTTCATCAAGTTCATGTGGCCCCACATGTCCTTCGGCTGGTCTGTCGGCGTGGGCTGGGTCTCCGTCCCCGTCTTCCTGCTGACCG GAGGGGTGACGCTGCTGGCCCAGGAATCCAACTGA